From a single Nicotiana tabacum cultivar K326 chromosome 8, ASM71507v2, whole genome shotgun sequence genomic region:
- the LOC107824906 gene encoding succinate dehydrogenase subunit 6, mitochondrial yields the protein MSEDSSSSSQSFFRKYWEGYKEFWGERFSFLDNYSRFIKRDKPLPSWSESDVEKFIASDPVHGPTLRTAREAAKISAVGGIIGAVSTAGVAWKYSRSLHGTALSFGAGAVFGWTFGQEVASHWLQLYRLDTMAAQVKFMEWWQNKVEG from the exons ATGAGCGAGGACTCATCATCTTCATCGCAATCCTTCTTCAGGAAATACTGGGAAGGATACAAGGAGTTTTGGGGCGAGCGATTTTCCTTCTTGGACAACTATTCCAGGTTCATTAAGCGCGACAAGCCACTCCCCTCTTGGTCCGAATCTGATGTCGAGAAGTTCATTGCTTCTGACCCAGTTCACGGACCCACT CTGAGGACTGCTAGGGAAGCAGCAAAGATCAGTGCTGTAGGAGGCATAATCGGAGCTGTTTCAACTGCAGGTGTTGCTTGGAAGTACTCCAGGAGTTTGCATG GTACCGCACTGTCTTTTGGAGCTGGAGCTGTCTTTGGCTGGACATTTGGACAGGAAGTTGCCAGCCACTGGTTGCAGCTATATAGGCTGGACACCATGGCTGCCCAGGTGAAATTCATGGAATGGTGGCAGAACAAGGTTGAAGGTTGA